The sequence AAAGCTCTCCACCACCGGAGAAAACGTACGCTTCGCGTGACGCCCCTGGCCCCCATCAGGCTGTAGGAAAACCTCTGCCCGTCCCTCAGCAGCGTGGCTCAGGAAAGGACCCCCCAGGGCGGCTGACGGTCTTGGTGCACCAGGGCCCTGGGGAGCCTCCCCACCTGGGCCTGGAGAAAGGCCTTGGCCTCCGCCCAGGCCCCCAGGGCCAGCTCCACCGAAGTGGCATGGTTCCAGTATGCTTGGGTGGCAGAGTTCTGCCAATGAGGGCTAGGCCATATATATGCACGCTCACTCCCACCTCAATTAGGCCTTCCGCTACCCCGCTGCCCTTGTGAAAGCCATCGCTAGACCACATGGACCTCGTCCTGGACGGGCGTGGCAGAGCTCTGCCAGCTGTGACAGGAAGGGGGGGTGGAAAAAGAGCGCCTCAGCTGCGTCAGGGACGCGCGTGGCAGAGGTCTGCCATTTTCCGACCCTAGGGTTTCAGAGTCTCCAGAGGGCCTCGAGGGAGAGGGCGTGGAGGTCTTTTACTACCGCAGCCACTCCGGGGAGGAGGTGGACCTGGTGCTGGAGGGACCGGGGAGGAGAGGGGTGGGGGTGGAGGTGAAGGCCTGGGGGAGCCTCCGCCCCGAGGACCCACGGGGCCTAAAGTCCCTGGCCCAGGCCCTTGGCCCCCGCTTCCACCGGGGCGTGGTGCTCTATCAGGGGCGGGAAACCGTGCCCTTCGCCAAGGACCTCAGGACCACGGGGACGGTCCCCGGGGCCTACCGGGTGCGCCTCAAGGTAGCTTCGCTGACCCTGGGGGGGCGGGGCCGAGGCCGAGGCCACGGCGGAGGTCCAAGTGGAGGCCTCTCCCCCCCGAGTGATGCTCTCCGCCTTTTCCGGGAAGGGGTCTTGCCGAGACCTCCTCCTGCCCCCGGATGGGGGGGCCTTTCCGCCTCGAGGGGCTTTCCCCCGGGACTTACCGCCTCCTCGCCTTCCTGGACCGGGACGGGGACAGCCTTTTGGACCCTGAGGAGCCCCGGGGGGAGGTGGAGGCCACGCCCCCGGCCACGGGGGTGCGCTTTCTGGCCCAGTAAAAGTGAGCCCCTATCGGGCCAGGTCCTAGCCTTCACTCCCGGAGTGTTTCAATCCTCTATGGGCCTAACCCTTGCCCCCCAAGAGGTCCATCACCCCCGCCAAGGCTTCCGCCAGCGAAACCACCCAGAGCCCCCTTACCCTCCTCCCCATGAGGTGCCCAAAGTGGCGCCGGTCCCCAGTCACCAGGGCCTCGGCGCCGGCGCTCCAGGCAGCCGCCAGGATAGGGGCATCCTTAAGGGGTAGGCCTTCCGCCAGCGCTTTCCGCACCAACGCCATGGGGGCCTCGGGGACCGTCTGCACCTGCTCCCGTATCCGCTGGAGGCAGTCCAGGGCCTCGGGCCGCTGGGCCTCCAGGTTGCGCCGGGCCTCCTCTAGGGCGTGGGGGGAGGTGAGGAGGAGGACCTTGGCCCTGGGCGCCAGCTCCAAAAGGGCTCGCGCCCTTCCCTCTTGCCAGCAAGCGGCGAAGAGGACGTTGGCGTCCAGGAAGAGGCGGTGGAGCCTAACGGGCGAGGGCGGCAAGGCGGGCGCGTTCCTCCTCCGTGAGGGTGTCCTCGGCCAGGAGTTCCTGGAGGCGCTCTTCCGGGTAGACCTCTAAGGGGTAGACCCCGGCGGGGCGCAGGAGAAGGCCCCCTTCGGGAGCGAGTTCCACCAGGAAGTATGCCTCCCCCTCCACGCCCAAGGCCTTGAGGAGGCGCTTGGGGATGGAGAGTTGGCCCTTGCGGCTGAGCTTGGCTAGCTCCACGGTTTCAGTGTACCAAAAAGTTGAGTGTCTTTGTTTCCCACTTATCAAGAAGGAAAGGCCCTGATCGTGTAAAGCATAGGGCTTAACCCCAAGGGACATCCGCCTCGAGCCTCGCAGTCCTCCCTCTGCTTCTGGTGTTCCTCTTCTGCCAGCGCCAGATCGTGGAGGGCGACGTCCTCTAGGTGGTGGCGATGGCGGCCCCGGGCAGGCGCGGCATCCGGGCCTAGGCCCTGAGGGTCCTGGAGGAGGCCCTTGGCGCTAAATGACTCCTTCCCGCTTCTCCTCCTCGTAGAGCCTCTCCAGCACGAACTCCTTGAGGAGGGTCTGGTAGCCCTTGCCCTTCCTCCTCGCCATGGCCTTGAGCCGCCGCAGGAGGTCCTCGTCCAGGCGCAGGGAGATGGCCCGCGTCCTGGGGCGAGGAGGGGGCAGGAGACCTTCCGGGGGCGGGGCCATGGCCTCCAGGAGGGGCTCGCCCAGCTCGTGCTCCGCCCAGAAGCGGGCCTCCTCCGCCTCGCTCCCAAACTCGGGGATCTCCTCCAGGCTTTGCACCTTGCGCTTTTCCCTCATCTACTTCCCCCTTCTCCGGTACCGCCTTTTCTCCCCCGGGGAGGCGTCCCGGGCGGTGATGACCCGCACCCTGCCCCGCCTGCGGGTAAAGACCAGGAAGAGAACCCGGCCCCCTTCCGTGGCTCCCAGGGCCGCCCAGCGCTCCTCTCCCCGCTGGGAGCGGATCTTGAGGACCAGGCGGAGGGGGTCGGTGAGGGCTTCCTCGGCCTCCCAGGGGCGCACCCCGTGCCGGGCGATGTGATCGGTGTTGGCCTCGTCCCAGTCAAACTCCACGGGGCGGCCTCCCCTTTGAGTATATACCATGGCATACACGGGAGGGGAACACGACCGCCGGGACCCACCTGGCCGGGGCGGCCCTCACGGCGTTCCTCGTTTTGGACGGCTTAGCCAGCGCCCTCCCGGGGGTGGACGCGGGAGGGTCCCGCCGGGCGGCCGCCACGCTGTCGGTCCTCGCTGCCCTAGCCCAACGCCTGGGCCTCACGCTTCTGCTCCTGGAGGAAGCGGACTGGCCTCCCGCCCGGAACGCCCTCCCGAGGGGGCCTCTGGGGGCGGCGCTCAGGGCGGCCTCCCCCGCAGCCCTGTTCTCCCTGGAGTGGGTGCCGCCTAGGGAGGCCGAGGGGCCGAAGGTCATGCGCCTTGTAGCCCTCATGCAGCGCTACGCTCCCCTTCCCTCACCCCTGGGACTGGAACTGGTGGAGGGCCACGGGGGAGAGGGATGGTCCCTCGAGCCCTACCCCCTCATGGTGGGAAGGACATTGGTGGCCCGGGCGGAGGCCGCCATCCTCCAGGCCCTCCGGGTGGCGGGGGAAGGAGGCCTCCCCCGGCAGGTCCTCCTCAAAGAGGTCATGGCCCGGGCCACCGTGAAGGAGCGGACCGCCACAACCGCCCTGGCGAACCTGAGGGCCCGGGGGAAGGTGACGGAGATGGCCCTCGGGGGGCGGGGGAACCCCAAGCTCTATCGCCTTGTCGACTCCGAGTCGTTCTTTGCCCAAAAGGGGGAAAGTGCCCTCAGGAACGGTACTGATTTTGGGCAAAGCCCCTTGCCCCAAAGGATGGGCGAAGCGGATCCTGGGGAAGGTCGCGGGACAACCCCTCGAGGAGGAGGCGGGTTCCGAGTGGGAGGTGGAGCTGTGACCGCCTGGGGCGCCCTCCGGGCCCGCCTCCCGGACCTGGCCGCTAAAATTCGGGTTCTCCAGCCCCCCAGGCTCAGGGTCGCGGTGGAC is a genomic window of Thermus islandicus DSM 21543 containing:
- a CDS encoding PIN domain-containing protein is translated as MPPSPVRLHRLFLDANVLFAACWQEGRARALLELAPRAKVLLLTSPHALEEARRNLEAQRPEALDCLQRIREQVQTVPEAPMALVRKALAEGLPLKDAPILAAAWSAGAEALVTGDRRHFGHLMGRRVRGLWVVSLAEALAGVMDLLGGKG
- a CDS encoding AbrB/MazE/SpoVT family DNA-binding domain-containing protein; the encoded protein is MELAKLSRKGQLSIPKRLLKALGVEGEAYFLVELAPEGGLLLRPAGVYPLEVYPEERLQELLAEDTLTEEERARLAALAR
- a CDS encoding CopG family antitoxin — translated: MREKRKVQSLEEIPEFGSEAEEARFWAEHELGEPLLEAMAPPPEGLLPPPRPRTRAISLRLDEDLLRRLKAMARRKGKGYQTLLKEFVLERLYEEEKREGVI
- a CDS encoding BrnT family toxin, producing MEFDWDEANTDHIARHGVRPWEAEEALTDPLRLVLKIRSQRGEERWAALGATEGGRVLFLVFTRRRGRVRVITARDASPGEKRRYRRRGK